The Manduca sexta isolate Smith_Timp_Sample1 chromosome 9, JHU_Msex_v1.0, whole genome shotgun sequence genome segment ACTGGTTGCTGAAGAATAAATAGGCACATTctgaagtaactgtttctttgtcaaattagatttaaaaataatcctaGTTAAAAAGTAAAGTTGTATTATATTTGGTTAGTGAAGAAaggattttattacatttaatagaaAAGAAAAGGTACAAGgaaaattaatcaaacaaaaaataatattaaacgcaGACAAAATGCACTGCAGTTTCTACCTACATTATCTGTGTGTTTATAGAGTTAAATCAATTGGCATTCGTTTAATTTGCTGTAATCATTGACAAAAAAATGCGGCAGTTTCTGTTATCGTAattgacattaattttatttagtttagtatactattatatttcgtacagtacacacactacacaaaaTGAGTTTTGCTAGTAACGTGGTGATAGTTACTGGAGCCAGTGATGGAATCGGGGCAGCTACAGCCATAAAATTTGCTAAAGAAGGCGCTGACGTTACTCTAGTAGGAAGAACCGAGGACAAACTGGCGAAAATAGCTGCGGAGTGCGGTAAACATGGTAAGAATCCTCTAGTGATCAAAGCTGATGTGTCGAAGGACGAGGAAGCGAAAACAATCGTCGCACGAACAATCCAGACGTTCGGTAGACTTGACATCCTTGTTAACAATGCTGGCATATTGTTCGCCGATGATATTATGAAGCCCAACTTCATGGAAACGTTTGATTCTACAATGAACACTAACATGAGAGCTGTGGCGTTGATCACTCATTTAGCCGTCCCTCACCTCGTGGAAACTAAGGGGAACGTTATTAA includes the following:
- the LOC115455504 gene encoding glucose 1-dehydrogenase, coding for MSFASNVVIVTGASDGIGAATAIKFAKEGADVTLVGRTEDKLAKIAAECGKHGKNPLVIKADVSKDEEAKTIVARTIQTFGRLDILVNNAGILFADDIMKPNFMETFDSTMNTNMRAVALITHLAVPHLVETKGNVINVSSIAASMIKYPNIVSYKTSKAALNHFTRCLALELAPHGVRVNSVSPGPVYTDIFNKAGLSDFVPDLKKATALKRIAEPHEIADVIIFLASEKARSVTGSDYLSDNGSLLM